The following are encoded together in the uncultured Desulfovibrio sp. genome:
- a CDS encoding cytochrome c maturation protein CcmE yields the protein MPRKSNTLVYIVAAVLFLGGVGWLAYAGFSENSIYFLNVSEARAATPESMRAARLFGTVAADGITPAQDGPGVSFALQDKDDPSQTLLVRYRGTVPDNFKAGAEVIVEGRMNADRSFAARILMTQCPSKYQKENRKS from the coding sequence ATGCCCCGCAAGAGCAATACTCTCGTCTATATTGTGGCTGCCGTGCTTTTTCTCGGAGGGGTGGGCTGGCTTGCCTATGCCGGCTTTTCCGAAAACAGCATCTACTTTCTCAATGTGTCCGAGGCCAGGGCCGCCACGCCGGAAAGCATGCGCGCCGCGCGCCTGTTCGGCACGGTGGCGGCCGACGGCATCACCCCTGCCCAGGACGGGCCGGGGGTTTCCTTTGCCCTTCAGGACAAGGACGACCCCAGCCAGACGCTGCTGGTGCGCTATCGGGGAACTGTGCCGGATAATTTCAAGGCCGGTGCGGAAGTGATTGTGGAAGGACGCATGAATGCGGACAGGAGCTTTGCCGCCAGGATTCTCATGACGCAGTGTCCCTCCAAGTACCAGAAGGAAAACCGCAAGAGCTGA